The sequence AATGGGCCTGGAGCCTTCGCCGCGGAACTTTCACCATCACGGATTCTGGCGACATCGGACGGAAGGCGAGGTGTTCTGGGTGATCAAACACGGCTCACCCGGCACGGCGATGATCGGGTTCGGCAACGTGCTGACGGACGAGGAGATCTGGGCGATCATCCGGTACGAGCGGAGCTTCGCCGGCGACCACGTACCAGGGGAGCACATGGGCCCGCGTCGCGGCATGGGGCCGCGCAGTGGGATGGGCGACAGGGGGTCCCGCGAACGCGAGTGCTGCGCAGAATCCCCGGAAGGCCGATAACGACATTCGCACGATAACCGACCTTGTCGGCTTTCGCTGGCTTGTCTTGCCTGCCGATGTCGCCTTTTGCAACAGAGCAGGAAGCGGGCCGGGGCTGGAATGCCTCAACCCGCGTCCTTCGCCATCCCAGCCCGCTGGCTCATCTGAACGAAGAG comes from Nitrospirota bacterium and encodes:
- a CDS encoding c-type cytochrome, with translation MDMRRSRVHTIVSLLGFIAAAPLSAAERNMLQPRVPSDKLAEARALTNPLPDAPDVVEKGKALYHGKGTCFNCHGASGRGDGIVAMGLEPSPRNFHHHGFWRHRTEGEVFWVIKHGSPGTAMIGFGNVLTDEEIWAIIRYERSFAGDHVPGEHMGPRRGMGPRSGMGDRGSRERECCAESPEGR